DNA from Triticum aestivum cultivar Chinese Spring chromosome 7D, IWGSC CS RefSeq v2.1, whole genome shotgun sequence:
tgtgttaccagGTGTAAAACTGaatcagactcaaagcccgaccactgcagaagatagagagaaaatgaaattcattccctatgccttagccataggttctatcatgtatgctatgctatgtactagacctgatgtgtgccttgccataagtttggcagggaggtaccaaagtaatccaggagtggatcactggacagtggtcaagaacatcctaagtacctgaaaaggaccaaggatacgtttctcgtttatggaggtgacgaagagctcgtcataaatggctatgtcgatgctagctttgacactgatccagatgactctaagtcacaatccggatacgtatttatattgaatggtggagttgtcagttggagcaattccaagcagagcgtcgtggcgggatctacgtgtgaagcggagtacatagctgcttcaaaagcagcgcatgaaggagtctggatgaaggagttcatatccgatctgggtgtaatacccagtgcatcgggtccaatgaaaatcttttgtgaccaCACTGTAGCAATTGCCTTGGGGAAGGAATCCAAGTTTcgcaagagaaccaaacacatcaagagacgcgccaactccattcgtgaaaaggtcaaggatggagacatgggggtttgcaaaatacgtacggatctgaatgtagcggacccgttgactaagcctcttccgcgagcaaaacatgatcaacaccaaaactccatgggtgttagattcattacaatgtaatctacattattgactctagtgcaagtgggagattgatggaaatatgccctagaggcaataataaagttgttattattatatttccttattcatgataaaggtttattattcatgctagaattgtattgatcgaaaacttaaatacatgtgtggatacataaacaaataccgtgtccctagtaagcctctactagactagctcgttgatcaaagatggttaaggtttcctgaccatagacatgtgtcgtcacttgataacgggatcacataattaggagaatgatgtgatggacaagacccatctattagcttagcatatgatcgttcagtttattgctactgctttcttaatgtcaaatacatattccttcggctatgagatcatgcaacacccagataccggaggaataccttgtgtgctatcaaacttcacaacataattgggtgatcataaatatgctctacaggtatctccgaaggtgtttgttgagttggcatagatcgagattaggatttgtcactcagtgtatcagagaggtatctctgggccctctcagtaatacacatcacaagaagcttgcaagcaaagtaactaaggagttagttacgagatgatgtattacggaacgagtaaagagacttgccggtaacgagattgaactaggtatgaagataccgacgattgaatctcgggcaagtaacataccgatagacagagTGAATTATGGATGTtttcataaggttcgaccgataaagatcttcgtagaaaatgttggaaccaatatgggcatccaggttccgctattggttattgaccggagaggtgtctcggtcatgtctacatagttctcgaacccgtagggtccgcacgcttaacgtttgttgatgatatagtgttatatgagttatgtgatttggtgacagaatgttgttcggagtcccgaatgagatcatggacatgatgaggagctccggaatggtccagaggtaaagattgatatataggacgatgctatttggacatcggaagagtttcgggaggtaccgggtagtcatcgaatcactggaaggggttccgggaacccccgggaggttaatgggccatatgggccaaagtggggaacacactagcccacaaggggctggcgcacccctccTAGGGCCGCAACCCttggggagagaaggaaagaggggagtcggcctcctccttccttccctctcctcccctttccttccccccttgtaCAAACAAGGTAAGGGGGGCCACAGGGCAGGAGCCCAAAGGGGTGATGACCacccttggggcgcctcctggctaccttcccttcccccacctatatatatgagggagggggcgccacacataggtcacgacaatctcttagccgtgtgcggcgcccctctccacggtttcgtccctcggtcatattttcggagtgcttaggcgaagccgtgcggagatagcttcaccaccaccatcgccacgccgtcacGCTACCGGAACTAATCTACTACTTtgcctgtcttgctggatcaagaaggcgaggacatcatcaagctgaacgtgtgctgaacgcggaggtgccgtacgttcggtacttgatcggttggatcgcgaagaagttcgactacatcaaccgcgttaataaatgcttccgcttacggtctacgagggtacgtagacacactctcctctctcattgctatgcatctccatggatagatcttgcgtgtgcgtagtattTTTTGtttcatgcaacattccccaacacatagatcgtcaatcaacaacatatatagctaatactcTACCCTAATACCGTTATCCATCCCAAGACTgatatccaacatgcatctcaaagtattaattAAAACAGAGTATTGCATTAAGTATGATGATATGATGTGGATAGTATATTGTCTTTACCGTACGTTTAAAGGAACTATGCGATTATATTTTTATTCTTAGTGGCAACAACACAATGCAAACCTTTTTCACTTTCTGTAACCACGGTAGATTACTTGCAAAATTGAACCAACTAACATACACAAGCCCCTCTTAAAGATCATTCATCTAAACATGTCTGGTGTAAGACTAATATATTAGAGACCATATATGTCTATAAATTATGCAACAAAGAACTCATATGGATCCATAAATAGAGcatatatagatctgatcataaaaatACAATTATCACACCGCAACAAACACACCATAAGATTACATCAGATGGATCATAATCATGTAAGGCAGCTCATGTAATCATTGTATTGAAGAACAAGGGAGAGGTTGCCATCCAACCACTAATATGGACTCATAGTCCAAATAAAACTACTCACGGATGATCATGGTGTGGCAGTAAGGTTGATGGCCAGTTAATTCCACCTCCGTCAGGGTACCGAAAAAGACCTCAAGATTGAATCACGACGGAACAAAGAGGAGCAATGGCCGAAAAAAATCCTCGATAATTATTTTTAGGGTTTTCAAATCAATATAAAAGGCAGCGATAGAAAAAGGATGTGAGACATAGTCCCATGGGGCCCATGCAACCACCCTCTGCCCGCATGGGGACCACATGGCTCTCCCGCCGTGGGGTCAGGTGTCCACAGAAGCTTCTAAACTAAAAAGAACTCTgaaattttctaggatttttctaagCTCCATAAAATTTATTTTCGTGGAAAGTCGAAAAACTGAAAACAACAACTAGTACTGGTCACTAAATGAATAGGTTACTcctgaaaaataataaaaattgacGCCAATATGACAAAGTGATATAATTGTGGCATGAAACAAGCAAAAATCATAGATACATTCTAGATGATTTGACACTCATCCGTTGGGAGTGATTTAAAGAGATAATAAGGTGAGCCACCTGGTGGCACCCTGGAGCTTTGGCTTTGCCACATCTCCAATGAAGATTAGCACCCCCCCAAAGAGCGTGAACTTCAGGATAAATTTCGTGTCGTGCACTCACTTGTGGTTAATCTTTTCCCTCACCTTACTTACTTTGTATGCTTGTTGCATTGTTATTTAGTTCGATGCCTAGCataccttgttgtttgcttgctTTCCACATAGGTTgttctcacctagttgcatatctagataaccTACTTTATGCGTAATACCCTAAATTTGACAATAAGTTAAAAAACTATAGTCGCTTAATCACCCCATCTATTCGACCGATTTGATCCTTTGAACTGTATATTCCCAAGAAACACACCTCAAATTTATATCGTATTTTTTCACCGCCACCAGTCTGAAATCATGTGTTCGGTACTCTAGCAGAGAGGGGATTGTTGCCTTTGTCATCAACATCGATACTTGCTGCTCCCATAATGATTGGTTACCTCGATAGTATCCTTGCAATATCATGCCTTTTTACCTAGAGACCCTACGTTTATCGAACCACGTGGAGTATAAAGTTGGCAATGGACGTCTAGCAAGTCCTTAGTGTCTCATTTCTTCTTTGTTTCTAGATCATGTTGGGAGTCTTAGCAACACAAAGCTACTACGAAAATGGGAGAAAGTTGTATACAATATCTAGAAAATATGGCAATGCAAAagagtttcacatgcaacattgtACACATGCGTGGGATCATAAAATAGATTACTAATAGTGGTATGATACATAAAATAAGGCACCATGCATGTGAGCCGATAAGTGGGCGATGTGTCCAAGGGGTACCATGACTAATTGCCGCCGAATCGAGAATTAAACTGTCCTACCTTGATCATATCCCGCCTCGTGGGGTTACCCTGGTGGTTAAGGAGAACCAGACCAATGCCTTAATGTTCTTTGACTACATTATTTATCCCTAAGGATTTGGCTTAAACTGCCCTACTAATCCTTATTGTCATCGGTCTTCGTTGTAGTTCTCTAAGCCTCCCTGCAATCTACCTTTCCTTTGCTTGACCTTTGGCACGTTAGTACAAGTGAGTGCTAGGATTGAGAAGAGACGAAACGACTAAATGTTGCACAAAGAAAATATAGTCATAACATGGATCCGTCTGAAGCACGTCTGTGGGCTGTGACCTGTGAGGCTACGCCTCCGCCCTTAGCCTGTGAGGCCTACTCACATATCACGACCAGATCGCAAACAAAAGATATTGTAAAAGTTTTGTAAATGAATGATTAAACTGTCTTACAAACTCGCCGACCACGAGGAAATCACGAGTACAAGATGAAACTATGGCTATGGTGGAGATGATGGTTGCGGGCGATACGATGAATAGGCGAATTTGACAAAGAGTGAAAATATGTCAAAGTGAGCCCTGGCTTAGAGTCCTCCCTCTTTATATAGTTGCAGCCTTGGACTAGGGTCTCGAAGGCGCAATATTTCAAAATGGATTAGGGGCCCTTCACGAATATGGACCGGTTTGATACCCTGAGCCTGTTGCCACTTGGTATTAGGGGGGATACAAACGGCCACACTCATACTGGTGTTTGGCTATCCTGAGCTGAAGCTGCTACCAAGTTTTTTTAATGGCAACAATCTTCTTGATTTGTAGATCTTGTACCTTATGCCCTAATTTCATTGCTAGGCCCATTTCTACAACAACTTAACAAAACAATGAGATTTATGCAAATTTACAATTACAATTATTAGTGATTATTTGACAAGTTATAAGTAATAATCATAgagaatatatcagaatatcaagtgaaaagatggatgcaaaatgagaaagaaagaaacaagacctttttaaaacaagaaaaaaagattttttttttgagaagctTCCCGAAGTGCCAAGCTTATCCCTCTCCAAAACCCCCCATTCCGCCTCGCTTCCTCCCCCACGCTCCACCGGCCGGCGCGGCTCCCCCCTGTTCACCGTCGCCGGCGCACCATACCATACCACACACCTACACCAGCACCAAGCCCACCGGAATGGCGTCTTGCCCTCTGTTCCTCCTAGCCCCACAACCTCCTCCTCCGCTCGTCGCCGCCCGCCACTGCCGCTCGCCTCTCGCTGGCAGCGCACACCCCCTAACCAGCTGCCGTgccccccgcctccgccgccggcagAGCTGccgctgctcctcctccccctcttcctcgtcTTCATCCTCCTCCGGGCCTCGCGAGCGCTCGCCGAGGCCTCGGCAGCGGAAGCAACGAACGGAGCAGCGGCCCGGCAGCGGCAGCGCCGTGGACCCCGTGGGCTTCCTCGTCAAGACTGGCGTCTCCGACCGCGCATTCGCCCAGTTCCTTCGCGACCGGTACGTTCGCCCACCGTCTGGTACTCTGGTATGGTAGGGGGAATGGGCACCCGAATCTTCTTCCTGCAAACCCCGGCTCAGCCTCGTTATCGAACTTTGTTCTCTCATTGTGGGACACCAGAGGCGGGAATTGATTGAGGTTTTTGATGGATATGATACGCAAATAGTATGGTTTTGGCTTAGTGTTCACTAGTAGGTAGGGAGCAATCGCTTGTTTGCTTATTGCATTGTTGTTGTCAGGCACAAGGCTTTGAAGGACCGCAGATGGGAGCTGTACTCTCGGTTTATTGATCTAAAAGAGGGGTCCTCCGGGTAAGTTTGCCACCATCTTCTCGATTTAGTGTTTTTGATTCTGCTCGGGATCTTTGGGGGTGATGCTGGTCTGTTTGTGTTTTCCTGGCAGGTATGAGTTATTGGGAATGCACCGCCATCGGCAGCATCGTGTGGATTTCATGGACTGGGCACCAGGTATTGTTCATTTTTGGGTGTGACTAAGATTGAATTAGTAGGTTCTGATATGTGGTCAATTAGGTCAAATATGATAATTTAAAGTAGAATATAGATTCATAGTTTCAGGAGATGGTAAGGATAAACGGTACGCATAGCAAAGTTTGCCGCCCTTATGTTTCCAGCAGTTAGACTTAGACCTGCTCGATTAGCTTCAACACTCAAGGGCCCTCATTTATCCCATAGTATTTCGGTAATGTTACCCAGCGAACGTCAGCTGGGAGGGGGGTGGCAAGCGAACGCCATTTGATGGCAGTTTTAGTTGTCAGGCGAGATCAAACGACCGCAGTTTTTAAATGAAAATTGCCTTCTCGGGAAGAAACTGCCATGCCGCCTGAAGAAAATGCCACCCCTCACCACTTcctcgcaactaaaactgccacgAAATCGTTCGCATGTGCCACCCTCCCTGGCGAACGTTCGCCAGTTAACGCGGTCCTATTATTTTGATTTTCTACAATTCTGCAAGAATACACATCCACCATTAAATCAATGGAATAACATTTTTTCTTGTTAATGAGCAGCTGGAAATATCCTTAAAATGCCACCTTTCTGGTTTTTATATTCTTATACAGTTTGAAGTGCTCATTAAAGTAATAATTTATATAGTTTGTAATTATAGTTCTTGGCTGTTGTAACCCTGCTGTTTCAATAAGTCAGTTTTCTTTTGGTCCCTACATTTTTCTCTATGTAACTTATTTCATTTTCAGCTTAACATGTTATGTCAGCCACTTTGAACTTGTCATTTTACTTGATTATTGAGATGCTACTTTGTGATTTCTGactactatatactccctccgttcctaaatatttgtctttttagagattttaaatggactaccacatacggatgtatatagacatattttaaagtgtagattcactcattttgctccgtatgtagtcacttgttgaaatctctagaatgacaaatatttaggaatggagggagtatttgggtATTATTACTACAGCCTCTTTGATATAAGTTTCTGTGCTTAAGCATTAGATTGAACATTTGTTACATTCAATTATTGAAAGGAGGATTGTCATGTAGGTGCTCGGTATTGTTCTCTGATTGGTGATTTTAATCAGTGGTCGGCAACTGAAAACTGTGCACGAGAAGGCCATTTGGGACATGATGATTTCGGGTATTGGTTTGTGATACTTGAAGATAAGCTCAGAGAAGGGCAAGAACCAGATGAATACTTTTTTCAGGAGTACAATTATGTGGATGATTATGATAAAGGCGACAATGGTGTTGATGCTAAAGATTTAATCCGTAGAATGAATGAAGAGTATTGGGAACCTGGAGAAGTTACGTCACGCAAGTCTCGGTGGGAGACAGTTGCTAAGCTATACGAGCAGATGTTTGGCCCAAATGGTCCGCAGACAGAAGAAGAGCTAGGTGAAATACCTGATGCTGAAACCAGATATAAAAACTGGAAAGCCACACAAAAGGATGAGTCATCCAGTTCATCGCCTTCCTACGATATCATTGATACTGGGCAAGAGTTTGACATTTTCAATGTTGTAACTGATCGAGCATCGTTCGAAAAGTTTCAAGCAAAGGCAACTCCTCTTGCTTACTGGGTTGAAATGAGGAAAGGAAGAAAAGCCTGGATAGAGAAATATGTTCCAGCGATTTCTCATAAAGACAAGTACAGGATTTATTTTAATACTCCTGATGGTGCTTTAGAACGCGTGCCTGCTTGGGCAACTTATGTTCTTCCAGGTTCATTCCTACTTATCTCTGTGATGATGATGCCTCCATTGTCACTGCTTCTCATCATATTGGAACTTATTAATCTATTGCAAAAATTATTTACAGTAACAGTGCACATCAAGCTAGGTTCTGGATTGGTTGCTAGGccataaccttttgcttcatggtTGGTCCTGAGAGGAAAAAAGACGATGCAGTACAAGGGTGCTAGCCAGAAAGAAATAGTCTGTTTTAGTATCTTTGAGAGTGAATCTAGGTTAttatgatttaaggttctattttCCCTCCTTCTGTTTTCTTCTTCCCTTTCGCACTGGTGTTGGAGGAGGTGGGATAGGAGTTCAGTAAAAACTTGGACATCTGTCCAAGGACTGGTAGCGGTTGAGAGGCGGTTGAGTCCTAGCGAACATAGAACATTAAGCTCATTATTGCTTATTTTCATGGGACTCCCAGGGATAATTATGACACACTGACATTATAATGGAGCCGACATCTTCCCTATCTCTTTGCATAGGTTTCTGTTTGAGTTGTAATGTTCATGAATTCACTTCAAATAGCTGTTGTACTTTGTGTGTGCATTACTGCTATTTCCGCAATGACAATTTTGGATTATCTTGTTAACATGGTCTTACTTATCTAACATGCTGCTTTGCTTCTTTTATGCATAACTTGTTGATGCTGATTAAAtctcttcattttttttcttttttgtagacGCAGAGGGGATGCAATCCTATGCAGTACATTGGGAGCCTCCTCCAGAAGAAATTTACAAATGGAGATTTGGACGACCGAAAGTCAAAGGTTCACTTAGGATATATGAATGTCATGTTGGAATAAGTGGATCTGAGCAAAAGATATCATCGTTTCAAGAGTTCACATCCAACGTATTTCCCACCCCTTGTTTTGTATGTTTGTGGTAACTTCACTCGGAAATCcgttggtgctcctgggagcgcgCGCTCCTGCATGCGAGAAAAATATgaaaaaattccaaacaaaaatttgacgcatacatcttgacATTATATGTGTGCACGTCAAGTTTCGAAGGAAACCaacattttttgtggcttgtgtaaaataGACAAAAGGATATCTTGTGAAAAGCATTTTTTAATAccggattttgtctttttcacacgTGACAAATAAGTTGTCGGATTTTCGCGAAACAACTTTGTGAGCATGTACAATATCGAGATGTGCGCGCCGaatttttgtttggaattttttgacatttcaaaatatgtttaaaatGCATTTAAGAAACTAGGAGCGCACGCTCCCATGTGCCAAAACGCCACTCTCTAACTTCACTTCTCTAACTTCATCTCCATTAGGTACTACCTCACATAAAAAATGCTGGATATAATGCTGTTCAAATAATTGGAGTCCTGGAGCACAAGGATTACTCCTCCGTTGGCTATAAGGTGACACTATGATGATATAGTTAGTATCGATCAATAAGAATTTTGTTTTTTTGAGTTAAACTGCTCATTATTAATGTTAGATTGCCATGCAGAATAAAAATGACAGTGATTTGTAGTTTTAACATTTGAAGCCTTTCTGATTCATCCAGAATTGACCATGATAGTGTCGTTTTAGAATTGTGAAGAAGTACTTGACGAACCTCCAATTTTGAACTTACAGTATGTTTAGACAGCCCATTGTCAACCGCAATGAATTTCAGTATTGGTTGATCATCGTCAAAACTCACAACCTCCAAAGTGAACCTTTTCTCCTTGCTTGCTTAATCTTTATGGCTGCATGCAtctatgatgcagaggccgggagtaATAAAAGCTTCCATTTCTAAGAAAAAACTTATATTGTCCCACATTGTTTCAAGTCACAAGTGTGCACATATGGAATGTTTTATATTAGACTTAAGCTGAGATACCAGATGGTTTCATTGTAATTTTTAGCAGTTTAAAGAAGCTACTATAAAAACTAGAAGATTGCCTAATGTTCAAGTATGCAGCTAGCTTTCCTTTGAGTTTGATGATATATGAAGTAATGAATATTTTGTTGATGCTGGAGTAATTGATATTGTTAAACTAATTGCAAATGGCATTATTTTCTTCATTTGTAGAGTTATTACCAGATGTTCTAATTTTAATGATTGCTCCATTTGTTATAGATGATAGCAGTGGTCACTGCATTGTGTTAATTTTCTCTCTCTGTCTGTGTGTGATCAAGTGCATTGTAACTGCAGGTCACAAATTATTTTGCAGTCAGTAGCAGATTTGGCACCCCAGATGACTTCAAGAAACTAGTGGACGAGGCACACGGTCTGCTTCTCAAGATCATTATTATTCTCTTACTCCCGTAACCATCAAAATCTATTCTAATCGCACATGTGAAATACAGACACATAAGAAGCCGAGTTTAATATACCTAGACATTTATAGAGTGTTCATTTGTTCAATTATGAGGTATAAAATGATAAAATAGGTAGGTGCATGTTGATCACATAATTATAGAGGAGGCCAAAAAGTGAAAACACAATGTGCACATTAGCTCAACATGCAGTACCACTTGTGTTATTTGTGACAGGCACACTTTTTTCCTATAAAACATGGCAGAATTTATTCTGACAACAACACTAAGCATAGGAGAGGAGTATACACAGAACAGAGTACTCCTCTTATAACACattctcttttctttttatttgtctCTGTAGATCATATTCTGGCCCAGATGGCGAATATGGGATACATTTAAGTCGAAGTCCTGTAATATTGCCTCTTAGTAGAACGTTTTTGTTGTCCATTTGCCATTCTCCATTTTCCTTGCTTTTAATATAAGATGTCATTTACGCGTGGTAGTTGAGAAGTGTTTTTACAATAGAAGTTTTTTTTATACTGCTGGTCGGCCATCTTCCTAGTGTTTTTCCTCCATCATGTTTCCTTGTGCATGTAAGTTTGGAACTTAAGTGATATCTCTAGCAAGTTTTGAGATTGCATACATTATTTTACCATTCAATGTTAAGAATGAGTGAAACACCGATTAACATATCATCTTTTCTCTGCTCAGGTCTTGGTTTACTGGTTCTTATTGATATTGTCCACTCCTATGCATCAGCGGACGAAATGGTTGGCTTATCCCTTTTTGATGGCTCTAACGATTGTTACTTCCACAGCGGTAATAGAACTTTTTTTTTACTTCTTAAAGTTTTGTTGGTGTTCACGTGGAATCATGCTAATAATAGATTTGGAAGACGTTAATAACAACATCTTTTTTTTTTCAGTTGTGCACTTTGAATATTTTACATACTCTATTTCATTTCTTTGTCCGAGGTACTTGTGTGCTTCTTTGGCTCTGCTACTTCAAAATGTTTGTTGTAATGTATCCTTGTCAGGGAAAAGAGGGCATCACAAATACTGGGGCACTAGAATGTTCAaatatgatgatgttgatgttctgcACTTCCTGTTGTCTAATTTAAGTTGGTAAAATAGTGAAAGCTCTGTTCATACTCTATTCTTTGTCTTCTGTTTCCTATCTACCCAGGCACTTATGGATCTCTTACTTGTTAGGTGGGTCACTGAATACAAGATCGATGGATTCCAGTTTCACTCACTCTCTTCTATGTTATATACTCACAATGGTTTTTCTACATTTACTGGTGCCATAGAAGAGTAAGCGTTAACTACTGTTTACAGTCAACATTATTTGGTCGTCTTGTATTATATTTTACTGAATTGTTCTCAATTGGACGGAAATGGGACACACTCATTTATCCATCAAATATAGATCTGGCACTGGGAGGATCTACACTCCGTACTAGCATGTTTTGGGGACAGTTCAACTGCCAACTAACATTGCATTTTCTGTTCTCACTCTGCTACTATTTCTCTATTCTACTCGTTTGCTTGTATCAACATCTGTAATTGTATTTGTGTGGTAAGACAATGTTGTGAGAACATTGTTCTCTGGCCTACAATGACATGTGGTCGTTCTGACCCTGGTCGTACATAGCATCAAAGTTAAGCAGAACACTATAAAACAAGGTTCTAGATATTTAATTTATTCTGAGTCATGGATATCTACGAGGATCTAGCTATATGCTCTTCAAAGAAGAAGAATGGGGCTGTAATTCGAGGATCCAAACCTCATGATAAGGGGTGTACAGTCACACCTCCCACCAACGCCTCAGAACCGAGATTATGGTGATCTTAGCATTAATCCTATGATCTTGATCCTGTCAACATGAGGACAACCTTGTCAAGCCGTGGATCCTGATGCTGACAACTATTGGATAACATATAACTGTATC
Protein-coding regions in this window:
- the LOC123169852 gene encoding 1,4-alpha-glucan-branching enzyme 3, chloroplastic/amyloplastic isoform X2, which codes for MASCPLFLLAPQPPPPLVAARHCRSPLAGSAHPLTSCRAPRLRRRQSCRCSSSPSSSSSSSSGPRERSPRPRQRKQRTEQRPGSGSAVDPVGFLVKTGVSDRAFAQFLRDRHKALKDRRWELYSRFIDLKEGSSGYELLGMHRHRQHRVDFMDWAPGARYCSLIGDFNQWSATENCAREGHLGHDDFGYWFVILEDKLREGQEPDEYFFQEYNYVDDYDKGDNGVDAKDLIRRMNEEYWEPGEVTSRKSRWETVAKLYEQMFGPNGPQTEEELGEIPDAETRYKNWKATQKDESSSSSPSYDIIDTGQEFDIFNVVTDRASFEKFQAKATPLAYWVEMRKGRKAWIEKYVPAISHKDKYRIYFNTPDGALERVPAWATYVLPDAEGMQSYAVHWEPPPEEIYKWRFGRPKVKGSLRIYECHVGISGSEQKISSFQEFTSNVLPHIKNAGYNAVQIIGVLEHKDYSSVGYKVTNYFAVSSRFGTPDDFKKLVDEAHGLGLLVLIDIVHSYASADEMVGLSLFDGSNDCYFHSGKRGHHKYWGTRMFKYDDVDVLHFLLSNLSWWVTEYKIDGFQFHSLSSMLYTHNGFSTFTGAIEEYCNQYVDKDALIYLILANEMLHELHPDIITIAEDATYYPGLCEPTTQGGLGFDYWANLSIPEMWLWHLENVPEREWSMNKIMKVLISSNHHMLSYVENHNQSISGRKSFAEIILNTGMCSSGSVDDDLIFKASSLLKVLV
- the LOC123169852 gene encoding 1,4-alpha-glucan-branching enzyme 3, chloroplastic/amyloplastic isoform X1, with the protein product MASCPLFLLAPQPPPPLVAARHCRSPLAGSAHPLTSCRAPRLRRRQSCRCSSSPSSSSSSSSGPRERSPRPRQRKQRTEQRPGSGSAVDPVGFLVKTGVSDRAFAQFLRDRHKALKDRRWELYSRFIDLKEGSSGYELLGMHRHRQHRVDFMDWAPGARYCSLIGDFNQWSATENCAREGHLGHDDFGYWFVILEDKLREGQEPDEYFFQEYNYVDDYDKGDNGVDAKDLIRRMNEEYWEPGEVTSRKSRWETVAKLYEQMFGPNGPQTEEELGEIPDAETRYKNWKATQKDESSSSSPSYDIIDTGQEFDIFNVVTDRASFEKFQAKATPLAYWVEMRKGRKAWIEKYVPAISHKDKYRIYFNTPDGALERVPAWATYVLPDAEGMQSYAVHWEPPPEEIYKWRFGRPKVKGSLRIYECHVGISGSEQKISSFQEFTSNVLPHIKNAGYNAVQIIGVLEHKDYSSVGYKVTNYFAVSSRFGTPDDFKKLVDEAHGLGLLVLIDIVHSYASADEMVGLSLFDGSNDCYFHSGKRGHHKYWGTRMFKYDDVDVLHFLLSNLSWWVTEYKIDGFQFHSLSSMLYTHNGFSTFTGAIEEYCNQYVDKDALIYLILANEMLHELHPDIITIAEDATYYPGLCEPTTQGGLGFDYWANLSIPEMWLWHLENVPEREWSMNKIMKVLISSNHHMLSYVENHNQSISGRKSFAEIILNTGMCSSGSVDDDLIFKASSLLKIIKLITFTTSGGAYLNFMGNEFAHPKRVEFPMSSNEYSFHLACRQWELLDKGVHKHIFNFDKDIMSLDENERVTSRGSLNVHHCDDTNMVISFTRGPFLFVFNFNPEVPYQLYRVGVDEAGEYQLILNTDETKYGGRGELKSSQYMKKTSDRRADGCRNSLELALASRSAQVYKLVRILRI